Proteins encoded by one window of Winogradskyella sp. PG-2:
- a CDS encoding DUF4175 family protein: MSNFKTIKNKLEQFIKRYYTNELLKGAILFFAIGLLYLIVTLFVEYMLWLNPTARTILFWTFIIVEVGLFVKFIAIPLLKLFKLRQGINLKTASKLIGNHFPEVNDKLLNVLQLNQSPAQSDLLIASIEQKSQELQPVPFKSAINFKSNTKYLKYAAIPIAILLLSLLTGKINWFSDSYERVVNYQTAYEPPAPFQFFVINESLQAIENKDFKLKVSTVGDVIPENAQIKFNGQSYFLQQLVPGEFQYTFNLPKEAVEFSLSANDVVSKSYVLEVVNTPNLVNFEMVLDYPSHTKKRDEVLKSTGSAVIPEGTKVTWRVKTKSTTGVQIYAEDTLSFKRNEIDDFEASKHLYKNYNYSITTSNDKLKDYENLAYNINVVIDVYPELSIKVQKDSIDQQSLYFYGQASDDYGLSKLQLVYYPSEDETKKVVEPITISKSNFSEFVSAFPNQLNLEEGISYQLYFEVFDNDVLHNYKRTKSSLFSYRKRTKEEEEQKQLNEQNETIKNISKTFDKLEEQDKKLEELSKTQKEKESLNFNDKKKFEDFLKRQKNQEQLMKNFNKKLQDNLEEFQKDEKKDDQFKEDLKERLKENEEQLKTDEELLKELEELKDKINKEEFTQKLEELAKQNKNKKRSMKQLLELTKRFYVMKKAEKISKQLDELSEEQEKQSEKDKENTKEAQEKLNNDFEKLQKDLDDLRREDKLLQKPMNLERDRFLEDEIKFDQKEAKEALEKQGQSEEEQKAQEAQEQQQKAKKNQKKAAKKMKQMSEMMKQNAGGGGGGGNQISEDIDTLRQILENLLLYSFNQESLMNTFNKLDVNNNKYGKYIIEQSNLREHFEHIDDSLFSLSLRQPKISEKVNSQITDVYFNLDKALGQLTENRLYQGVSSQQYAITASNELASFLSDVLDNMEMSMNPSPGSGGGGGEQLPDIIMSQEELNKKMEEGVKRGEEGKEGKGEKPGSEGKDGKEGEGEQPGEKGKNGKEGESGESGENGKSGKQQAKDGEGGQNGENGNQQGEGNQNGKEGKEGKNGKNGKNNGEGSDDESKKNDGYGEGGSEEQNGELFKIYQQQQQLRQALEDRMVKDGTIQSAGQLIKQMEEIELDLLNTGFTNQTLQKMMDVQHQLLKLENASFSQGQDTKRKSEANKKQFNQSNQNQIPTAKQYFNTTEILNRQALPLQNHFKKKIQEYFKSTND, encoded by the coding sequence ATGAGCAATTTCAAAACCATAAAAAACAAGCTAGAGCAGTTCATTAAAAGGTATTATACCAACGAACTACTTAAAGGAGCAATTCTATTTTTTGCTATTGGCTTGTTGTATCTTATAGTGACGCTTTTTGTAGAATACATGCTTTGGCTAAATCCAACCGCGAGAACTATTCTATTTTGGACTTTTATTATTGTAGAGGTTGGACTATTCGTAAAGTTTATTGCAATTCCATTATTAAAACTCTTTAAATTAAGACAGGGCATAAATTTAAAAACAGCATCAAAACTCATTGGAAATCACTTTCCAGAGGTTAATGACAAGCTTTTAAACGTGCTTCAATTAAACCAAAGCCCAGCACAATCGGATTTACTAATAGCTAGTATAGAACAGAAATCTCAAGAGTTACAACCTGTTCCATTTAAATCTGCCATAAACTTTAAATCTAACACCAAGTATTTAAAGTATGCGGCAATTCCGATTGCAATATTGTTATTATCTCTCTTAACAGGTAAGATTAATTGGTTTAGTGATAGTTATGAACGCGTCGTAAACTATCAAACGGCTTATGAGCCACCAGCACCATTTCAGTTTTTCGTTATTAACGAATCACTTCAAGCTATAGAGAACAAAGATTTTAAGTTAAAGGTGTCGACAGTAGGTGATGTGATTCCTGAGAATGCACAAATCAAATTCAATGGCCAGTCTTATTTTTTACAACAGTTAGTGCCTGGTGAATTTCAATACACATTCAATCTTCCAAAAGAAGCAGTAGAATTTAGTTTATCAGCTAATGATGTGGTTTCTAAGTCGTATGTTTTAGAAGTGGTTAATACACCAAACTTGGTGAATTTCGAAATGGTTTTAGATTACCCGTCTCACACCAAAAAAAGAGATGAAGTTTTAAAAAGTACGGGATCTGCTGTGATTCCTGAAGGCACGAAAGTGACCTGGAGAGTAAAAACAAAATCCACCACAGGAGTTCAGATTTATGCAGAAGACACGTTAAGTTTTAAGCGTAATGAAATAGATGATTTTGAGGCTTCAAAACACTTGTACAAAAACTACAATTATAGTATCACAACAAGCAATGATAAGCTAAAAGATTACGAAAACTTGGCTTACAATATTAATGTTGTAATAGATGTTTACCCGGAGTTAAGCATTAAAGTTCAGAAAGACTCTATAGATCAGCAGAGCTTATATTTTTATGGACAAGCCAGTGACGATTATGGCTTAAGTAAATTACAACTAGTGTATTATCCTTCTGAAGATGAAACCAAGAAAGTTGTTGAGCCTATAACAATTTCAAAATCTAATTTTAGCGAATTCGTAAGCGCCTTTCCAAATCAGTTAAATTTAGAAGAAGGCATAAGTTATCAATTGTATTTTGAGGTTTTTGACAATGATGTACTTCATAATTATAAGCGCACCAAGAGCTCATTGTTTAGTTATAGAAAGCGCACTAAAGAAGAGGAAGAACAGAAACAACTCAATGAGCAAAACGAAACGATAAAGAATATTAGTAAAACCTTTGATAAACTCGAAGAACAAGACAAAAAGCTCGAAGAATTATCTAAAACTCAAAAGGAAAAGGAAAGTCTAAATTTTAACGACAAGAAAAAGTTTGAGGATTTCCTTAAGCGTCAGAAGAACCAAGAGCAGTTGATGAAAAATTTCAACAAAAAGCTTCAAGATAATTTAGAGGAGTTTCAAAAAGATGAAAAGAAAGATGACCAGTTTAAAGAAGATTTAAAAGAGCGGTTAAAAGAAAACGAAGAACAGCTTAAAACAGACGAGGAGCTTTTAAAAGAACTCGAGGAATTAAAAGATAAGATTAACAAAGAAGAGTTTACGCAAAAACTCGAAGAACTTGCGAAACAAAACAAGAATAAAAAGCGCAGCATGAAACAGCTTTTGGAATTAACCAAGCGTTTCTATGTGATGAAGAAAGCTGAAAAAATTTCAAAGCAATTAGATGAATTGTCAGAAGAGCAAGAGAAGCAATCTGAAAAGGATAAAGAAAACACTAAAGAAGCTCAAGAGAAATTAAACAACGATTTTGAAAAGCTTCAAAAGGATTTGGACGATTTAAGGAGAGAAGATAAGTTGCTTCAGAAACCAATGAATTTAGAGCGCGATAGATTTTTAGAAGATGAAATAAAATTTGACCAAAAAGAAGCAAAAGAAGCGTTAGAAAAGCAAGGACAAAGCGAAGAAGAACAGAAGGCACAAGAGGCTCAGGAGCAACAACAAAAAGCGAAGAAGAACCAAAAGAAAGCTGCTAAGAAGATGAAACAGATGAGTGAGATGATGAAGCAGAATGCTGGTGGCGGTGGTGGAGGCGGAAACCAGATATCTGAAGATATTGACACACTTCGCCAGATACTGGAAAATTTATTACTCTATTCATTTAACCAAGAGTCACTTATGAACACATTTAACAAGTTAGATGTTAATAATAACAAGTATGGAAAATACATTATTGAGCAAAGCAATTTAAGAGAGCATTTTGAACATATCGACGACAGTCTGTTTTCGTTATCATTAAGACAGCCCAAGATTTCTGAGAAGGTCAACTCTCAAATTACTGATGTCTATTTTAATTTAGATAAAGCACTTGGCCAACTTACAGAAAACAGATTGTATCAAGGAGTGTCATCACAACAGTACGCCATTACAGCAAGTAATGAATTAGCAAGTTTTCTTAGTGATGTATTGGATAATATGGAAATGTCTATGAATCCGTCACCAGGCTCTGGTGGAGGTGGAGGAGAACAACTTCCAGATATTATTATGAGTCAAGAAGAGCTTAATAAGAAAATGGAAGAAGGTGTAAAGAGGGGTGAAGAAGGTAAGGAAGGCAAGGGAGAAAAACCCGGATCTGAAGGTAAAGATGGAAAAGAAGGTGAAGGGGAGCAGCCTGGTGAAAAAGGGAAGAATGGTAAAGAAGGCGAAAGCGGCGAAAGTGGTGAGAATGGCAAGAGTGGTAAACAACAGGCAAAAGATGGTGAAGGAGGACAAAATGGTGAGAATGGAAACCAGCAGGGAGAAGGCAACCAAAATGGAAAAGAGGGTAAAGAAGGTAAAAATGGTAAGAATGGCAAGAACAATGGAGAAGGATCAGATGATGAGAGTAAAAAGAATGATGGTTATGGAGAAGGTGGAAGTGAAGAACAGAATGGAGAGTTGTTTAAAATCTATCAACAACAACAACAATTACGACAGGCACTAGAGGATAGGATGGTTAAAGACGGAACGATTCAATCTGCAGGTCAATTAATTAAACAGATGGAGGAAATTGAACTTGATTTATTGAATACTGGATTCACAAATCAGACACTACAAAAGATGATGGATGTACAACATCAATTGTTAAAACTAGAGAACGCTTCGTTTTCGCAGGGACAAGACACTAAGCGTAAATCAGAAGCCAACAAGAAACAATTCAATCAAAGTAATCAAAACCAAATACCAACAGCGAAACAATATTTTAATACTACAGAAATATTAAATCGCCAAGCACTACCTTTGCAGAATCATTTTAAGAAAAAGATTCAAGAGTATTTTAAAAGCACCAATGATTAG
- the mnmG gene encoding tRNA uridine-5-carboxymethylaminomethyl(34) synthesis enzyme MnmG → MFNDVYDVIVVGAGHAGSEAAAASANMGSKTLLITMNLQNIAQMSCNPAMGGIAKGQIVREIDALGGYSGIVSDTSAIQFKMLNKSKGPAMWSPRVQSDRMRFAEDWRMLLEGTDNLDFYQEMVSGLIVENHKVVGVKTSLGVEVKARSVVLTNGTFLNGLIHIGDKNFGGGRAGERAATGITEQLVNLGFESGRMKTGTPPRVDGRSLDFSKMIEQPGDEEPQKFSYLDSTKVLKEQRSCHMSYTSELVHDLLREGFDRSPMFNGRIKSVGPRYCPSIEDKINRFADKDRHQLFVEPEGWNTCEYYINGFSTSLPEDVQFKALRSVVGFENVKFFRPGYAIEYDYFPPTQLKHTLETKLVEGLYFAGQINGTTGYEEAASQGLMAGINASLKVQEKDAFTLKRDEAYIGVLIDDLITKGTEEPYRMFTSRAEYRTLLRQDNADFRLTPKGYNLGLASKKRLERMEEKQSKSDAFVQFFKDTSVRPEEANPVLESKNSAIVKQQDKMFKLFARPNITIDDVRNFEAVESYIQSNELDTEVLEQTEIQVKYSGYIEKEKNNADKLYRLENLKIPSDFDYSKLKSMSIEARQKLNKIQPVTISQASRISGVSPNDISVLLVYLGR, encoded by the coding sequence ATGTTTAACGATGTTTATGATGTTATTGTAGTTGGAGCTGGTCACGCAGGTAGTGAGGCAGCGGCAGCATCTGCAAATATGGGCAGCAAAACATTGTTAATTACAATGAATCTTCAGAACATTGCTCAAATGTCTTGTAATCCTGCAATGGGTGGAATTGCCAAAGGGCAAATTGTAAGAGAGATTGATGCGCTTGGAGGTTATAGTGGTATTGTTTCTGACACATCTGCGATTCAGTTTAAGATGTTAAACAAATCTAAAGGACCTGCAATGTGGAGTCCGAGAGTACAAAGTGATCGAATGCGTTTTGCAGAAGATTGGAGAATGCTTTTAGAGGGAACCGATAATCTTGATTTTTATCAAGAAATGGTTTCAGGTTTAATTGTAGAAAACCATAAGGTTGTTGGTGTAAAAACTTCTCTTGGTGTTGAGGTTAAAGCTAGGTCTGTTGTGCTTACTAACGGAACATTTCTCAATGGCTTAATTCATATTGGTGATAAAAATTTTGGTGGAGGAAGAGCGGGTGAAAGAGCGGCAACTGGCATCACCGAACAACTTGTAAATCTAGGTTTTGAATCGGGTAGAATGAAAACAGGAACCCCACCAAGAGTTGATGGGCGTTCGTTAGATTTTTCTAAAATGATCGAACAACCTGGTGATGAGGAACCACAAAAGTTTTCATATTTAGATTCTACTAAAGTACTAAAGGAGCAGCGTTCTTGTCATATGTCATATACAAGTGAATTGGTTCACGATTTATTGCGTGAAGGATTTGATCGTTCACCAATGTTTAATGGAAGAATTAAAAGTGTAGGACCACGTTATTGTCCTTCTATAGAAGACAAGATTAATCGTTTCGCCGATAAGGATAGACATCAATTGTTTGTTGAGCCAGAAGGGTGGAATACTTGTGAATATTATATTAATGGATTCTCTACATCTTTACCTGAAGATGTTCAGTTTAAAGCTTTACGTTCTGTTGTTGGTTTTGAAAATGTAAAGTTTTTTAGACCTGGCTATGCAATCGAATATGATTATTTTCCACCAACACAACTTAAGCACACTTTAGAAACTAAGTTGGTTGAAGGTTTATATTTTGCGGGTCAAATTAATGGAACTACAGGTTATGAAGAAGCTGCATCTCAGGGATTAATGGCTGGTATAAATGCAAGTTTAAAAGTCCAAGAAAAGGATGCGTTTACACTAAAAAGAGACGAAGCTTATATAGGAGTTCTTATCGATGATTTAATCACGAAAGGAACAGAAGAGCCATATCGTATGTTTACATCTAGAGCAGAATATAGAACCCTATTAAGACAAGATAATGCAGATTTTAGACTTACTCCAAAAGGCTATAATCTTGGATTGGCTTCTAAAAAACGTCTAGAAAGAATGGAGGAAAAGCAATCAAAATCTGATGCATTTGTTCAATTTTTTAAAGATACGAGTGTAAGACCTGAAGAAGCCAACCCAGTTTTAGAATCAAAAAACTCGGCAATTGTAAAGCAACAGGACAAGATGTTTAAGCTATTCGCTAGACCAAACATTACGATAGATGATGTTCGTAATTTTGAGGCTGTAGAAAGTTATATTCAATCCAATGAATTAGATACTGAGGTTTTAGAGCAAACCGAAATTCAGGTGAAATATTCTGGCTATATAGAAAAAGAAAAGAATAATGCAGATAAACTATATAGGTTAGAGAACTTAAAAATCCCATCTGATTTTGATTATTCAAAGTTGAAGTCTATGAGTATAGAGGCTAGGCAAAAGCTGAATAAAATTCAACCAGTAACGATCTCTCAGGCATCTAGAATTAGTGGTGTTTCCCCAAATGATATTTCTGTTTTATTAGTTTATTTAGGGCGTTAA
- a CDS encoding alkane 1-monooxygenase, which yields MKDLKYLAAFSIPIMAFLGLYLKGYWVWATPIFAFVCIPVLELIFPVDTENLKPEDSDSKLKRNIFDWLLYLNLPLVFGLVFYVLFIVSNEVLAAYEFVGLIFSIGIVLGVNGINVAHELGHRQATNERFLGKALLLPSFYMHFYIEHNFGHHLHAATPEDPATARYNQSVYSFWFTSTFRQYVSAWKIQNKLLKNSKNSFFSVKNDMFWYKIIQFCYLIGVFLMFGTSALLFAIFAGIVGFVLLETVNYIEHYGLLRLPTKSGRYERVKEMHSWNSNHVIGRIVLYELTRHSDHHFKSSKKYQILDCHDESPQMPYGYPTSMVLAMIPPLWFGIMNKRVPKEMIIS from the coding sequence ATGAAAGACCTCAAATACTTAGCTGCATTTTCAATTCCCATAATGGCATTTTTAGGATTATACTTAAAAGGCTATTGGGTATGGGCCACACCTATTTTCGCATTTGTTTGTATTCCGGTTTTAGAGCTTATTTTTCCTGTAGATACAGAAAATTTAAAACCTGAAGACTCAGATAGTAAATTGAAACGCAATATTTTCGATTGGTTACTCTACCTAAATTTACCTTTAGTTTTTGGGCTTGTTTTTTATGTATTATTTATAGTGTCGAATGAGGTATTAGCCGCTTATGAATTTGTAGGTTTAATTTTTTCCATTGGAATTGTTCTTGGTGTTAACGGTATTAATGTCGCCCACGAGCTTGGTCATAGACAGGCAACAAACGAACGTTTCCTAGGTAAAGCATTACTTCTACCTTCATTTTATATGCACTTTTATATTGAACATAATTTTGGACATCATTTACATGCGGCAACTCCAGAAGATCCTGCTACAGCCAGATACAACCAAAGTGTTTATTCCTTTTGGTTCACCTCAACATTTCGTCAATATGTAAGTGCGTGGAAGATTCAGAATAAATTATTGAAAAACAGCAAAAATTCGTTCTTTTCAGTTAAAAATGACATGTTTTGGTACAAAATCATTCAATTTTGTTATTTAATTGGTGTTTTTTTGATGTTTGGAACCTCAGCTTTATTGTTTGCTATTTTTGCAGGAATTGTTGGTTTTGTTCTTCTCGAAACTGTCAATTATATTGAACATTACGGGTTACTACGTTTACCAACAAAATCTGGTCGTTACGAACGTGTTAAAGAAATGCACTCATGGAATTCTAACCATGTTATCGGTAGGATTGTATTGTATGAATTAACCCGACACAGTGATCACCATTTTAAATCTTCAAAAAAATACCAGATTTTAGATTGCCACGATGAAAGCCCTCAAATGCCTTATGGTTATCCGACCTCAATGGTTTTGGCCATGATTCCGCCTTTATGGTTTGGAATTATGAATAAGCGTGTGCCTAAGGAAATGATTATATCTTAA
- the ybeY gene encoding rRNA maturation RNase YbeY, protein MISFNYETDFSLDNTDQFSEWISKAISEEKCREGDVNYIFCSDDYLLKLNVDFLDHDTLTDIISFDYSVGKELHGDIYISVDRVKENASDFRVSFSDEISRVMIHGVLHYCGYKDKSEVDKRIMRLKEDYYLSKRK, encoded by the coding sequence ATGATTAGTTTTAATTACGAAACCGATTTTAGTTTAGATAATACAGATCAGTTTTCAGAATGGATATCAAAAGCCATTTCTGAAGAAAAGTGTAGAGAGGGAGATGTTAATTACATCTTTTGTTCAGATGATTATTTGCTGAAATTAAATGTGGATTTTTTAGATCACGACACGTTAACAGATATTATTAGTTTTGATTATTCAGTAGGAAAAGAACTACATGGGGATATTTATATTTCTGTTGACCGCGTAAAAGAAAATGCATCTGATTTTAGAGTTTCCTTTAGTGATGAAATCTCCCGAGTGATGATTCATGGAGTCCTTCATTATTGTGGTTATAAAGATAAGTCGGAAGTTGATAAAAGGATAATGCGATTAAAAGAAGATTACTACTTATCTAAGCGTAAATGA
- the gltX gene encoding glutamate--tRNA ligase: protein MSKNVRVRFAPSPTGPLHIGGVRTALFNYLFAKKHGGDFVLRIEDTDQNRYVEGAEDYIVRALNWCAIPFNEGPGKNEKFGPYRQSERKHLYRQYADQLIANGKAYYAFDTSEQLDAHRKGHEAEGKTFIYNWHNREKGRLVNSLVLTEAETQARIESGDDFVIRFKSPQDETLHLKDIIRGDISIDTNVLDDKILFKSDGMPTYHLANIVDDHLMAITHVIRGEEWLPSLALHQLLYNAFGWDAPEFAHLPLILKPTGKGKLSKRDGDKLGFPVFPLEYTAPDGTVSRGYKEDGYFSEAVINFLAFLGWNPGTEQEIFDLDQLVSDFDLARVNKAGARFDPDKTKWFNHHYMQQQLDLDLAEQFKTSQSELAEIDVNYIALVVGLIKERATFVGDFWDLSHFFFTSPTSYDEKASKKALKEGTFGVLNKVIELVNKTDDFTVENLQTNIKGWITDNEIGFGKVMMPLRLALVGALQGPDVFDIMYLIGKAETVKRINALAGSIN from the coding sequence ATGTCTAAAAACGTGCGCGTGCGCTTTGCGCCAAGTCCAACAGGACCTTTACATATTGGTGGTGTAAGAACCGCTTTATTTAATTATTTGTTTGCTAAAAAACATGGCGGTGACTTTGTTCTTAGAATTGAAGACACGGACCAAAACCGTTATGTTGAAGGGGCTGAAGACTATATTGTAAGAGCTTTAAATTGGTGTGCTATTCCTTTTAACGAAGGTCCAGGGAAAAACGAGAAGTTTGGTCCATATAGACAAAGCGAACGCAAACACTTATATAGGCAATATGCTGATCAACTTATTGCTAATGGTAAAGCCTATTATGCATTCGATACGTCTGAGCAATTAGATGCGCACAGAAAAGGTCATGAAGCTGAAGGGAAGACCTTTATCTATAATTGGCACAATCGTGAAAAAGGACGTTTAGTAAATTCTTTAGTTCTTACCGAAGCCGAAACACAAGCTAGAATTGAATCTGGAGACGATTTTGTGATTCGTTTTAAATCACCACAAGATGAAACTTTACATTTAAAAGATATTATTCGTGGTGATATTTCAATAGACACCAATGTACTAGATGACAAAATATTGTTTAAAAGTGATGGGATGCCAACCTATCATTTAGCAAATATTGTTGATGATCACTTAATGGCAATTACACACGTCATTCGTGGAGAAGAATGGTTACCCTCTTTAGCCTTGCACCAATTGTTATATAATGCTTTTGGTTGGGATGCTCCTGAATTTGCGCATTTACCACTGATCTTAAAACCAACTGGAAAAGGAAAATTAAGCAAGCGAGATGGTGATAAACTAGGCTTTCCTGTATTTCCATTAGAATATACAGCACCAGACGGAACGGTATCTAGAGGTTATAAAGAAGATGGTTATTTCTCAGAAGCGGTTATTAATTTCTTAGCGTTTTTAGGTTGGAATCCCGGCACAGAACAAGAAATATTTGACTTAGATCAGCTCGTTTCAGATTTTGATTTAGCTAGAGTTAATAAAGCTGGTGCACGATTTGATCCTGATAAAACTAAATGGTTTAATCACCACTATATGCAACAACAACTCGATTTAGATTTAGCCGAACAGTTTAAAACCTCTCAATCTGAATTAGCTGAAATTGATGTTAATTACATCGCATTGGTTGTTGGTCTAATTAAGGAACGCGCCACTTTTGTTGGTGATTTCTGGGATTTAAGCCACTTCTTTTTTACTTCGCCAACATCTTATGATGAAAAGGCATCTAAAAAAGCTTTAAAAGAAGGTACTTTTGGTGTTCTTAACAAAGTAATTGAACTTGTAAATAAAACTGATGATTTTACGGTTGAAAACCTTCAAACAAATATAAAAGGTTGGATTACAGACAATGAAATTGGTTTTGGGAAAGTAATGATGCCATTGCGTTTAGCACTAGTTGGTGCTTTACAAGGGCCTGATGTGTTTGATATAATGTATCTGATTGGTAAAGCAGAAACCGTTAAGCGAATTAACGCTTTAGCTGGAAGTATAAACTAA